A portion of the Chromobacterium sp. IIBBL 290-4 genome contains these proteins:
- a CDS encoding outer membrane protein assembly factor BamD, translating to MKRYVVAAMLVMVGLAGCATTETYDETRGWTVEKLYSEAHDELASGNYTRAVKLYETLESRFPYGRYAQQAQMDLAYTHYKDGEPELAIAAADRFIKLHPTHPNLDYIYYLKGLVYFNDDSGLLAKWAGQDMSERDPKAAREAFSAFRELTTRFPKSTYTPDASAKMSKLVDALGGNEMHVSRYYMKRGAYLAAANRAQGVVKDFSNTKYQEEALAIMVTAYDKLQMPQLRDDARRVLALNYPQSPYLAKPWSVEEMPWWKLWK from the coding sequence ATGAAAAGATACGTTGTTGCAGCAATGTTGGTGATGGTGGGGCTTGCCGGATGTGCAACCACGGAAACCTACGACGAGACGCGCGGCTGGACCGTGGAGAAGCTGTATTCGGAAGCTCACGATGAGTTGGCTAGCGGCAATTATACCCGCGCAGTCAAGCTATACGAAACGTTGGAATCGCGTTTTCCGTATGGCCGCTATGCCCAGCAGGCTCAGATGGACCTGGCTTACACCCATTACAAGGATGGGGAGCCGGAACTGGCCATCGCCGCGGCGGACCGTTTCATCAAGCTGCACCCAACCCATCCTAACCTGGACTACATTTATTATCTGAAGGGATTGGTGTATTTCAATGACGATTCCGGCCTGCTCGCAAAATGGGCCGGCCAGGACATGAGCGAGCGTGACCCCAAGGCCGCGCGCGAAGCCTTCTCCGCCTTCCGCGAGCTGACCACCCGCTTCCCCAAGAGCACATATACGCCTGACGCTTCGGCCAAGATGAGCAAACTGGTGGATGCGCTGGGCGGCAACGAAATGCACGTTTCGCGCTACTACATGAAGCGCGGCGCCTACTTGGCGGCGGCGAATCGCGCCCAGGGCGTGGTCAAGGATTTCTCCAACACCAAGTACCAGGAGGAAGCGCTGGCCATCATGGTGACGGCTTATGACAAGTTGCAGATGCCGCAGCTGCGCGACGACGCCCGCCGCGTGCTGGC
- the rluD gene encoding 23S rRNA pseudouridine(1911/1915/1917) synthase RluD, giving the protein MTDPYIDSDDYNDISENEVSTTQLLEAPLALCGERLDAVLAKLLPDYSRSRLTQWIKDGLVLVDGKVVAPKTKMLGGEKLQVTLQLTNEEMAFQPEAMDIPIVFEDDHIIVINKPAGLVVHPASGNWSGTLLNGLLHHCPSLANVPRAGIVHRLDKDTSGLMVVAKTLPAQTELVRQMQARSVKRVYRAIADGVVPFDGTIDANIGRDPNNRLKMAVLKFGGKPAITHIRVLERFATHSHIECKLETGRTHQIRVHMREANHPLAGDPVYGNLRHKMDEDIAAEVKTLGRQALHAYALALVHPATGETRSWKAPLPDDFRRLLDVLRGDGARADADAFAHASDDEDDDEDWDDDDDSDIEVIYVK; this is encoded by the coding sequence ATGACTGATCCTTACATTGACTCGGACGATTATAACGACATCTCGGAAAACGAGGTATCCACCACGCAACTTCTTGAAGCGCCGCTTGCGTTGTGCGGCGAACGGCTGGACGCCGTGCTGGCCAAATTGCTGCCCGATTACTCCCGCAGCCGGCTGACGCAATGGATCAAGGACGGCCTGGTTTTGGTGGACGGCAAGGTCGTCGCGCCCAAAACCAAGATGCTGGGCGGCGAGAAGCTGCAAGTCACCCTGCAGCTGACCAATGAGGAAATGGCCTTTCAGCCGGAAGCGATGGATATCCCCATCGTATTCGAGGACGATCACATCATCGTGATCAACAAGCCGGCCGGCCTGGTGGTCCATCCCGCATCGGGCAATTGGAGCGGCACCTTGCTGAACGGCCTGTTGCATCATTGCCCTTCGCTGGCCAATGTGCCGCGCGCTGGCATCGTCCACCGGCTGGACAAGGACACCTCCGGCCTGATGGTGGTGGCCAAGACGCTGCCCGCCCAGACCGAGCTGGTGCGCCAGATGCAGGCCCGCAGCGTGAAGCGCGTCTACCGCGCCATCGCCGACGGCGTGGTGCCATTCGACGGCACCATAGACGCCAATATCGGCCGCGATCCGAACAACCGCCTGAAAATGGCGGTGCTGAAGTTTGGCGGCAAACCGGCGATCACCCATATCCGCGTGCTGGAGCGCTTCGCCACGCACTCGCATATCGAATGCAAGCTGGAAACCGGCCGCACCCACCAGATCCGCGTCCATATGCGCGAAGCCAACCACCCGCTGGCCGGCGATCCGGTGTACGGCAACCTCCGCCACAAGATGGATGAGGACATCGCGGCCGAGGTGAAAACCTTGGGCCGCCAGGCGCTGCACGCCTATGCGCTGGCCCTGGTCCACCCGGCCACCGGCGAAACCCGCAGCTGGAAAGCGCCGCTGCCGGACGACTTCCGCCGCCTGCTGGATGTGCTGCGCGGCGACGGCGCGCGCGCGGATGCCGATGCCTTCGCCCATGCCAGCGATGATGAGGATGACGACGAAGACTGGGACGATGACGACGATAGCGACATCGAGGTCATCTATGTCAAATAA
- the pgeF gene encoding peptidoglycan editing factor PgeF: MTTIATSRSSMSNKDWLTADWPAPPNVRTLITTRAGGVSAAPYDSLNLGAHVGDAAEAVAANRAILRERLPAAPAWLNQVHGVAVVDAAELGNAAPDADASFARAPGVVCAAMTADCLPVLLCDDAGSVVAAAHAGWRGLCDGVIEAAVAATQAKPATLMAWLGPAISPDAFEVGPEVRQAFLFKDPAAEAAFIGIDNGKYLVDIYLLARQRLGKLGIERVYGGDFCTVIDRDRFFSYRRDGVTGRMASLIWLEN, encoded by the coding sequence ATGACGACGATAGCGACATCGAGGTCATCTATGTCAAATAAGGACTGGCTGACCGCCGACTGGCCAGCCCCGCCCAATGTGCGCACGCTGATCACCACGCGGGCCGGCGGCGTCAGCGCCGCGCCCTATGACAGCCTGAACCTGGGCGCGCACGTGGGCGACGCCGCGGAGGCGGTCGCAGCCAATCGCGCCATCCTGCGCGAGCGGCTGCCCGCCGCGCCGGCCTGGCTCAACCAGGTGCATGGCGTGGCCGTGGTCGACGCCGCCGAGCTTGGCAACGCGGCGCCTGACGCCGACGCCAGCTTCGCCCGCGCGCCAGGCGTCGTCTGCGCGGCCATGACCGCCGACTGCCTGCCGGTTTTGCTCTGCGACGACGCCGGCAGCGTAGTAGCCGCCGCGCACGCGGGCTGGCGAGGCTTGTGCGACGGCGTCATCGAGGCGGCCGTTGCCGCCACCCAAGCCAAGCCGGCAACCCTGATGGCCTGGCTGGGGCCGGCCATCAGTCCAGATGCGTTTGAAGTCGGCCCTGAAGTGCGCCAGGCCTTCTTGTTCAAAGATCCCGCCGCCGAAGCCGCCTTCATCGGCATCGACAACGGCAAATACCTGGTGGACATCTACCTGCTGGCCAGGCAAAGACTGGGCAAGCTGGGCATTGAGCGGGTATATGGCGGCGATTTCTGCACCGTCATCGACCGCGACCGCTTTTTCTCCTACCGCCGCGACGGCGTCACCGGCCGCATGGCCTCGCTGATCTGGCTGGAAAACTGA
- a CDS encoding AraC family transcriptional regulator — protein MDIAIVTLDCFNELDSFIASGILGRMTPQGWKVRICSPFPFMETRSGARVERQEDLSYANSADAVLIGSGWRTRDWVAGDEIMAQFKLDPSRQLIGSQCSGALVLHKLGLLSDGVACTDPLTRPWLERSGIQVPDHAFRARGNIATSGGCLSSQYLAAWVLLRLAGEEKTREILSYVAPVGEENDFVERALAVIAEKEMAN, from the coding sequence ATGGACATCGCTATCGTCACGCTGGACTGCTTCAATGAGCTGGACTCTTTCATCGCCTCCGGCATTCTCGGCAGGATGACTCCGCAAGGCTGGAAGGTGCGGATCTGTTCGCCCTTCCCCTTCATGGAAACGCGCTCCGGCGCACGCGTCGAGCGGCAAGAAGACTTGTCCTACGCCAACTCCGCCGACGCGGTGCTGATAGGCAGCGGCTGGCGCACCCGCGACTGGGTGGCCGGCGATGAGATCATGGCTCAATTCAAATTGGACCCGTCGCGCCAGTTGATAGGATCACAGTGTTCGGGCGCTTTGGTTTTGCATAAACTGGGATTATTGAGCGACGGCGTGGCCTGCACCGACCCGCTGACCCGCCCCTGGCTGGAGAGATCCGGCATTCAGGTGCCAGACCACGCCTTCCGCGCGCGCGGCAATATCGCCACCTCCGGCGGCTGTCTGTCCTCGCAATACCTGGCGGCCTGGGTGCTGCTGCGCCTGGCTGGCGAAGAAAAAACGCGCGAGATTCTGTCTTACGTCGCGCCGGTCGGAGAAGAAAACGACTTTGTCGAACGCGCGCTGGCGGTCATCGCGGAAAAGGAGATGGCGAATTGA
- a CDS encoding GNAT family N-acetyltransferase, producing the protein MNIGALDGLQAIDLHACFLAAFSDYVVPAQPTLAQFEAMLKRRGWAPELSAGAWVDGELAGLWLTATPMQDGQPEGYCIAAGVAPLARRRGVLSDMAARVQSLLRARGIRQLRLEVIESNQRARDAYAKLGFQAVRKLDCYQIETPIQSASFWPVTVHVDADPAGWPSPDAIAYPPAVPNRRESLLRAAPPPRWLTVRQDGQLLGSLLMTADGEALELQVAPTRRRRGIASKLLQTGQGLAQNGRLSFNNVDPRDLALLELLRKHRGRYALSQWELLQTF; encoded by the coding sequence TTGAACATCGGCGCCCTGGACGGCTTGCAGGCTATCGATCTGCACGCCTGTTTTCTGGCGGCATTCAGCGACTACGTGGTGCCGGCGCAGCCGACGCTCGCGCAATTCGAAGCCATGCTGAAACGCCGCGGCTGGGCGCCGGAGCTGAGCGCTGGGGCCTGGGTGGATGGAGAGCTGGCCGGACTATGGCTGACGGCGACACCCATGCAGGATGGCCAGCCTGAAGGATATTGCATCGCAGCCGGCGTGGCGCCGCTCGCGCGCCGCCGCGGCGTTTTGAGCGATATGGCCGCGCGGGTGCAAAGCCTGCTGCGCGCGCGCGGCATCCGCCAGCTGCGGCTGGAGGTGATAGAGAGCAATCAGCGGGCGCGGGACGCCTACGCCAAACTCGGCTTCCAAGCCGTGCGCAAGCTTGATTGCTATCAGATTGAAACCCCCATTCAATCCGCCAGCTTCTGGCCTGTCACCGTGCATGTCGACGCTGACCCGGCCGGCTGGCCATCGCCGGACGCCATCGCCTACCCGCCTGCCGTGCCCAATCGCCGCGAGTCCCTGCTTCGCGCCGCGCCGCCGCCACGCTGGCTGACGGTGCGGCAAGATGGCCAGTTGCTCGGCTCGCTGCTGATGACGGCGGATGGCGAAGCGCTGGAGTTGCAAGTGGCCCCGACGCGCCGCCGCCGCGGCATCGCCTCCAAGTTGCTGCAAACGGGGCAAGGACTGGCGCAGAACGGTCGGCTCAGCTTCAACAACGTCGATCCGCGCGACTTGGCCTTGCTTGAGCTGCTGCGTAAGCACCGGGGGCGGTATGCGTTGTCGCAATGGGAATTGCTGCAGACCTTTTGA
- a CDS encoding HD domain-containing protein: MNAQQQSQWQNRLITLLESQPPDDDGAHDLSHLHRVWAVAKQLLENYPQADKLVVMAGSYLHDLVNLPKSHPQRHLASHWSAERARQLLADSELTPAQLDNLAHAIEAHSYSAAIEPKTLEAQIVQDADRMDALGPVGLARMFYVSGRMGRALAHPLDPLGEQRQPDDQAWAIDHIKVKLAKLPGMMQTDAGRAMAEAKLQWLIHFRDEFCRDWMAR; encoded by the coding sequence ATGAACGCGCAACAACAATCCCAATGGCAAAACAGACTCATCACGCTGCTGGAAAGCCAGCCTCCCGATGACGACGGCGCCCACGACCTCAGCCATCTGCACCGGGTCTGGGCCGTGGCCAAGCAACTGCTGGAAAACTATCCGCAAGCCGACAAGCTGGTGGTGATGGCCGGCAGCTATCTGCATGATCTGGTCAACCTGCCCAAGAGCCATCCGCAGCGGCATCTGGCCTCGCACTGGTCGGCCGAGCGCGCCCGCCAATTGCTGGCAGACTCGGAGCTGACGCCGGCGCAGTTGGACAATCTCGCCCACGCGATAGAAGCCCACAGCTACTCCGCCGCCATCGAACCCAAAACGCTGGAGGCCCAGATCGTGCAGGACGCGGACCGGATGGACGCTCTGGGACCCGTGGGTTTGGCGCGGATGTTCTACGTTTCCGGCCGCATGGGCCGCGCGCTGGCCCACCCGCTGGATCCGCTGGGCGAGCAGCGCCAGCCCGATGATCAGGCCTGGGCGATCGATCACATCAAGGTCAAGCTGGCCAAGCTGCCCGGCATGATGCAGACCGATGCCGGCCGCGCCATGGCCGAAGCCAAACTGCAGTGGCTGATCCACTTCCGCGACGAATTCTGCCGCGACTGGATGGCCCGCTAA
- a CDS encoding metallophosphoesterase, whose protein sequence is MMIKKLPRNQTGRDWVVGDIHGCFEQLRRLMDIVAFDPACDRLLSVGDLVDRGPDSPMVVEWLAQPWFHAVRGNHEQMALDAMRNPLEDQERHLRNGGRWLAELPADRRNACVAALSQLPLALEIDAEGGKIGVVHADCPGNDWDMLAAKLEADNPSEQDYDALLWARDRALNGGGGHVEGVALLLVGHTPQEHAVLYDNVMHLDTGAVYGGKLTMFCLNDFVEVALPSHLDALARFQLH, encoded by the coding sequence ATGATGATCAAGAAGCTGCCGCGCAACCAGACTGGCCGCGATTGGGTGGTCGGCGACATCCATGGCTGTTTCGAACAGCTGCGGCGGCTGATGGACATCGTGGCCTTCGACCCTGCCTGCGACCGGCTGTTGTCGGTGGGCGACCTGGTGGACCGCGGGCCGGACAGCCCCATGGTGGTGGAATGGCTGGCCCAGCCCTGGTTCCACGCGGTGCGCGGCAACCATGAGCAGATGGCGCTGGATGCGATGCGCAATCCTCTGGAAGATCAGGAGCGCCACCTGCGCAACGGCGGCCGCTGGCTGGCCGAACTTCCGGCGGATAGACGCAACGCCTGCGTCGCCGCCCTCTCCCAATTGCCGCTGGCCTTGGAAATCGACGCCGAGGGCGGCAAGATCGGCGTAGTGCATGCGGACTGTCCCGGCAACGACTGGGACATGCTGGCCGCCAAGCTGGAAGCCGACAACCCCAGCGAGCAAGACTACGACGCCCTGCTGTGGGCGCGCGACCGGGCGCTCAACGGCGGCGGCGGCCATGTCGAGGGCGTCGCGCTGCTGCTGGTGGGCCACACGCCGCAAGAACACGCCGTGCTGTACGACAATGTGATGCACCTGGACACCGGGGCGGTATACGGCGGCAAGCTGACCATGTTTTGCCTCAACGATTTCGTCGAAGTGGCGCTGCCCTCCCACCTCGACGCCCTCGCCCGCTTTCAGCTGCATTAG
- the katG gene encoding catalase/peroxidase HPI: MSQESKCPFAGAKAAAGARANRDWWPNQLNLNILHQHAPASNPQDEGFDYAQAFQTLDLAAVKQDLRALMTDSQAWWPADWGHYGGLFIRMAWHSAGTYRTADGRGGAGAGNQRFAPLNSWPDNGNLDKARRLLWPIKRKYGNKLSWADLMILAGNMALESMGFKTFGFGGGREDIWQPEEDVYWGAEKTWLATSDQPNSRYSGERELENPLAAVQMGLIYVNPEGPDGNPDPVASGRDVRETFARMAMNDEETVALVAGGHTFGKAHGAGDPKLVGPEPEAAPLEAQGLGWINQFGSGKGVHATTSGIEGAWKPNPTTWDNGYFDMLFGYEWALTKSPAGAHQWVAQNVKPEHMIPDAHDPSKKHPPMMTTADLSLRFDPIYEPIARRFHQNPQAFADAFARAWFKLTHRDMGPKARYLGPDVPKEELLWQDPIPAAAHPLIDAGDIAALKAKILATGLSIAELVSTAWASASTFRGSDKRGGANGARIRLAPQKDWAANQPAQLAKVLTALEGVRQAFNAAQSGGKQASLADLIVLGGNAAVEAAAKAGGIALDVPFSPGRADASQAQTDAESFAVLEPQADGFRNYQQRNFSIPAEALLLDRAQLLTLSAPEMTALIGGLRVLGANAGASKQGVFTQRPGVLSNDFFVNLLDMDIAWQAAGDGYEGRDRASGALKWTASRVDLVFGSNSQLRALAEVYAQDGGEEKFARDFAKAWNKVMNLDRFDLK; this comes from the coding sequence ATGAGCCAGGAATCAAAATGCCCCTTCGCCGGCGCGAAAGCCGCCGCCGGCGCGCGCGCCAACCGCGACTGGTGGCCGAATCAACTGAATCTCAACATCCTGCATCAGCATGCGCCGGCGTCCAATCCGCAAGACGAAGGCTTCGACTATGCCCAGGCCTTCCAAACGCTGGACCTGGCCGCCGTCAAGCAAGACCTGCGCGCGCTGATGACCGACTCCCAAGCCTGGTGGCCGGCCGACTGGGGCCATTACGGCGGCCTGTTCATCCGCATGGCCTGGCATAGCGCCGGCACCTACCGCACCGCGGACGGCCGCGGCGGCGCGGGCGCCGGCAACCAACGCTTCGCGCCGCTGAACAGCTGGCCGGACAACGGCAACCTGGACAAGGCCCGTCGCCTGCTGTGGCCGATCAAGCGCAAATACGGCAACAAGCTATCCTGGGCCGATTTGATGATTCTGGCCGGCAACATGGCCTTGGAGTCGATGGGCTTCAAGACTTTCGGCTTTGGCGGCGGCCGCGAAGACATCTGGCAGCCGGAGGAAGACGTGTACTGGGGCGCGGAGAAAACCTGGCTCGCCACCAGCGACCAGCCCAACAGCCGCTACAGCGGCGAGCGCGAGCTGGAAAACCCGCTGGCCGCGGTGCAGATGGGCCTGATCTACGTCAATCCGGAAGGCCCAGATGGCAATCCGGACCCGGTGGCGTCCGGCCGCGATGTGCGCGAAACCTTTGCCCGCATGGCGATGAACGATGAGGAAACCGTGGCGCTGGTGGCCGGCGGCCACACTTTCGGCAAGGCGCACGGCGCCGGCGATCCCAAGCTGGTCGGCCCCGAGCCTGAGGCCGCGCCGCTGGAGGCGCAAGGCCTGGGCTGGATCAACCAGTTCGGCAGCGGCAAGGGCGTCCACGCGACCACTAGCGGCATCGAGGGCGCCTGGAAGCCGAATCCTACCACCTGGGACAACGGCTATTTCGACATGCTGTTCGGCTACGAGTGGGCGCTCACCAAGAGCCCTGCCGGCGCGCACCAGTGGGTGGCGCAAAACGTCAAGCCTGAGCACATGATCCCGGACGCTCACGATCCGTCCAAGAAGCATCCGCCGATGATGACCACGGCCGACCTGTCGCTGCGCTTCGACCCGATCTACGAACCGATCGCCCGCCGCTTCCATCAAAACCCGCAGGCCTTCGCCGACGCCTTCGCCCGCGCCTGGTTCAAGCTGACCCACCGCGACATGGGCCCCAAGGCGCGCTATCTGGGCCCGGATGTGCCGAAAGAAGAACTGCTCTGGCAAGACCCCATCCCGGCGGCGGCGCATCCGCTGATCGACGCCGGCGACATCGCGGCCTTGAAAGCCAAAATCCTGGCCACCGGCCTGTCCATCGCCGAGCTGGTGTCCACGGCCTGGGCCTCGGCCTCGACCTTCCGCGGCTCGGACAAGCGCGGCGGCGCCAACGGCGCCCGCATCCGGCTGGCGCCGCAAAAGGATTGGGCAGCCAATCAGCCGGCCCAGCTAGCCAAGGTGTTGACGGCGCTGGAAGGCGTGCGCCAAGCGTTCAACGCCGCGCAGAGCGGCGGCAAGCAGGCATCGCTGGCCGACCTGATCGTGCTGGGCGGCAACGCGGCGGTGGAGGCTGCGGCCAAAGCCGGCGGCATCGCGCTGGATGTGCCTTTCTCGCCCGGCCGCGCCGACGCGTCGCAAGCGCAGACCGACGCAGAGTCCTTCGCGGTGCTGGAGCCGCAAGCCGATGGCTTCCGCAACTATCAGCAACGTAACTTCTCCATCCCGGCTGAAGCCTTGCTGCTGGACCGCGCCCAGTTGCTGACGCTAAGCGCGCCGGAGATGACCGCGCTGATCGGCGGCCTGCGCGTGCTGGGCGCCAATGCCGGCGCATCCAAGCAAGGCGTATTCACCCAACGCCCTGGCGTGCTCAGCAATGACTTCTTCGTCAACTTGCTGGACATGGATATCGCCTGGCAAGCGGCCGGCGACGGTTACGAGGGCCGCGACCGCGCCAGCGGCGCGCTCAAGTGGACCGCCAGCCGGGTGGACCTGGTGTTCGGCTCCAACTCGCAGCTGCGCGCCCTGGCCGAGGTTTACGCCCAGGACGGCGGCGAAGAGAAGTTCGCCCGCGACTTCGCCAAAGCCTGGAACAAGGTGATGAATCTGGATCGCTTCGATCTGAAATAA
- a CDS encoding MFS transporter, translating into MDTHTLPAARPLNRQDCKTLALAALGGALEFYDFIIYVFFAVVLGKLFFPPSMPDWLSQLQTFGIFAAGYLARPLGGIVMAHFGDLFGRKRMFTLSIVLMALPTLAMGMLPTYHDIGVAAPLLLLAMRVLQGAAIGGEVPGAWVFVAEHAPSRHTGLACGAITAGLTAGILLGSLIATAINLAFTQQQIAAWAWRLPFLIGGVFGLVAMQLRQWLHETPVFNELKSRKALAEELPLKTVLRKHKTSVALSMFATWFLAIAIVVAILMAPAYLQKQFNILPVDALRANSLAVVALTLGCLVAGALGDRIGSALTFIGGSLALGVTSYAFYVTMAVDTSQLYPLYALQGFFVGVVGAVPLVMVRAFPAQVRFSGLSFSYNVAYAFAGGLTPILLSLWLKYDSLAPAYYLMLQCLLGVSVGLWLLLAEKKTSAELSAQP; encoded by the coding sequence ATGGACACTCACACCTTGCCGGCCGCGAGGCCGCTTAATCGACAGGACTGCAAAACCTTGGCGCTGGCGGCGCTGGGCGGCGCGCTGGAGTTCTACGATTTCATCATTTATGTTTTCTTCGCCGTGGTGCTGGGCAAGCTATTCTTCCCGCCTTCCATGCCTGACTGGCTCAGCCAGTTGCAGACATTCGGCATTTTCGCCGCCGGCTACCTGGCCCGGCCGCTGGGCGGCATCGTCATGGCTCACTTTGGCGACCTTTTCGGCCGCAAACGCATGTTCACCCTCAGCATCGTGCTGATGGCCCTGCCCACGCTGGCCATGGGCATGCTGCCCACCTATCACGACATCGGCGTGGCCGCGCCTTTGCTGCTGCTGGCCATGCGGGTGCTGCAAGGCGCGGCGATAGGCGGCGAGGTGCCGGGCGCCTGGGTATTCGTCGCCGAGCATGCGCCGTCGCGGCATACCGGCCTCGCCTGCGGCGCGATTACCGCCGGCCTGACTGCCGGCATCCTGCTGGGTTCGCTGATCGCCACCGCGATCAATCTGGCCTTTACCCAGCAGCAGATCGCCGCATGGGCATGGCGCCTGCCGTTTCTGATCGGCGGCGTGTTCGGGCTGGTGGCGATGCAGCTGCGGCAATGGCTGCATGAAACGCCGGTGTTCAACGAATTGAAAAGCCGCAAGGCGCTGGCCGAGGAGCTGCCGCTGAAGACCGTGCTGCGCAAGCATAAAACCAGCGTGGCCTTGTCCATGTTCGCCACCTGGTTCCTGGCCATCGCCATCGTGGTAGCCATTCTGATGGCGCCGGCGTACTTGCAGAAGCAGTTCAACATCCTTCCTGTCGATGCCCTGCGGGCCAACAGCCTGGCGGTTGTCGCGCTGACGCTGGGATGTCTCGTGGCCGGCGCGCTGGGCGACCGGATAGGCAGTGCGCTCACTTTCATCGGCGGCAGCCTGGCGCTCGGCGTCACCAGTTACGCGTTTTATGTGACGATGGCGGTCGATACCAGCCAGCTTTATCCGCTCTACGCCCTGCAAGGCTTCTTTGTCGGCGTGGTCGGCGCGGTGCCGCTGGTGATGGTGCGCGCGTTTCCGGCGCAGGTGCGCTTCTCCGGCCTGTCGTTTTCCTACAATGTCGCCTATGCCTTCGCCGGCGGATTGACGCCCATTCTGTTGTCGCTGTGGCTGAAATACGATTCGCTGGCGCCCGCCTACTACCTGATGCTGCAATGCCTGCTGGGCGTCAGCGTGGGCTTGTGGCTGCTACTGGCTGAAAAAAAAACCTCGGCTGAGCTGTCGGCTCAGCCTTGA
- a CDS encoding zinc-dependent peptidase → MLLDWIRRLCGLGASPQLLDKLRRQAAMMPVLTGLSHEELDRLTKLAARLLMRKAITPQEEMRVDDDMRCRVALQLALPGMNLGWKAYENWREVLLYPAPFVARKRWQDNIGLTHEGEQVLIGQAHYQGPLVLSWPDVDESPILDGWNVAIHEIAHQFDMLDGPANGAPPLHKGMDRAIWSRVWNQAYRQFCREVDHGVESWLDPYASENPAEFFAVSSEAFFEVPRLLRRDYPDVYRQLGLFYRQDPAARLPPVPEETLLPWAQG, encoded by the coding sequence ATGCTGCTAGATTGGATCCGCCGCCTATGCGGCCTGGGCGCCTCGCCCCAATTGCTGGACAAGCTGCGCAGACAGGCTGCCATGATGCCTGTGCTGACGGGCTTGAGCCACGAAGAGCTAGACAGGCTGACCAAGCTGGCCGCGCGCTTGCTGATGCGCAAAGCCATCACGCCGCAGGAGGAGATGCGGGTTGATGACGACATGCGCTGCCGGGTGGCCTTGCAGCTGGCTTTGCCGGGCATGAACCTGGGCTGGAAAGCGTACGAGAACTGGCGGGAGGTGCTGCTTTATCCCGCGCCTTTCGTGGCGCGCAAGCGCTGGCAGGACAATATAGGCCTGACTCACGAAGGCGAACAGGTGCTGATAGGCCAGGCTCACTACCAGGGGCCGCTGGTGCTGTCCTGGCCGGATGTGGACGAGTCGCCGATTCTGGATGGCTGGAACGTGGCCATTCATGAAATCGCCCACCAGTTCGACATGCTGGACGGTCCGGCCAATGGGGCGCCGCCGCTGCACAAGGGCATGGACCGGGCGATCTGGAGCCGCGTCTGGAATCAGGCCTACCGTCAGTTTTGCCGCGAAGTGGATCATGGCGTGGAGAGTTGGCTGGACCCCTATGCCAGCGAAAATCCGGCGGAATTCTTCGCCGTGTCGAGCGAGGCTTTTTTCGAGGTCCCGCGGCTGCTCAGGCGGGACTATCCGGATGTTTACAGGCAACTGGGCCTGTTTTACCGGCAAGACCCGGCGGCGCGCTTGCCGCCGGTGCCGGAAGAGACGCTATTGCCCTGGGCTCAAGGCTGA